A genomic region of Xiphophorus couchianus chromosome 18, X_couchianus-1.0, whole genome shotgun sequence contains the following coding sequences:
- the tnfaip1 gene encoding BTB/POZ domain-containing adapter for CUL3-mediated RhoA degradation protein 2 isoform X2, translating to MSGERCPPQNHSQDDPTSPHPLVFCPKTKTCGYRGAVTLGNKYVRLNVGGILFFTPLQVLTSQNSLLGAMFGGKTEVFTDKEGWVLIDRSGKHFNSILNYLRDGTVTLPKGRQAVQELLAEAKYYLIQGLVELCQNTLQPVVKLLYNRSNNKYSYTSNSDDNLLKNIELFDRLSLSFNSRVLFFKDVIGDEICCWSFYGQGRKLAEVCCTSIVYATEKKQTKVEFPEARIYEETLNTLLYETLPLPDNSLLEATRRSYNNCGSLSEEEEGPGGTELRERVRRIHIKRYSTYDDRPLGH from the exons ATGTCTGGGGAGCGCTGCCCACCACAGAATCATAGCCAGGATGATCCCACCTCTCCACATCCCCTTGTGTTTTGTCCCAAGACCAAAACCTGTGGTTACCGGGGAGCAGTGACTCTGGGCAACAAGTATGTTCGACTCAATGTTGGAGGGATACTCTTTTTCACCCCACTGCAGGTGCTCACCAGCCAGAACTCCCTGCTGGGAGCCATGTTCGGTGGAAAAACGGAAGTCTTCACTGATAAGGAAG gttGGGTCCTGATCGACCGGAGCGGAAAACACTTCAACAGTATCCTGAATTATCTGCGTGATGGTACTGTCACCTTACCCAAAGGTCGTCAGGCTGTCCAGGAGCTGCTGGCTGAGGCAAAGTACTACCTCATCCAGGGCCTTGTAGAGCTCTGTCAAAATACTCTGCAG CCTGTAGTGAAGCTGTTGTACAACAGAAGTAACAACAAGTACTCCTATACCAG CAATTCGGACGATAACCTGCTGAAGAACATCGAGCTGTTTGACAGGCTGTCCCTCAGCTTCAACAGCCGTGTCCTCTTCTTTAAAGACGTGATCGGAGACGAAATCTGTTGCTGGTCCTTCTATGGTCAGGGTCGCAAGCTGGCAGAGGTCTGCTGCACCTCCATCGTCTACGCCACAGAGAAGAAGCAGACCAAG GTGGAGTTCCCTGAAGCTCGCATCTATGAGGAGACTCTGAACACGTTACTTTATGAGACCTTGCCACTGCCAGACAACTCCCTACTGGAGGCCACCCGGCGAAGCTACAATAACTGTGGTTCTCTAagcgaggaagaggaagggCCCGGGGGGACGGAGCTACGTGAGCGTGTCCGCAGAATCCACATCAAGCGGTACAGCACGTATGATGACCGTCCACTGGGACACTGA
- the tnfaip1 gene encoding BTB/POZ domain-containing adapter for CUL3-mediated RhoA degradation protein 2 isoform X1, producing MSGERCPPQNHSQDDPTSPHPLVFCPKTKTCGYRGAVTLGNKYVRLNVGGILFFTPLQVLTSQNSLLGAMFGGKTEVFTDKEGWVLIDRSGKHFNSILNYLRDGTVTLPKGRQAVQELLAEAKYYLIQGLVELCQNTLQGNKEQPMCVIPVITSCKEEEQLVQSSSKPVVKLLYNRSNNKYSYTSNSDDNLLKNIELFDRLSLSFNSRVLFFKDVIGDEICCWSFYGQGRKLAEVCCTSIVYATEKKQTKVEFPEARIYEETLNTLLYETLPLPDNSLLEATRRSYNNCGSLSEEEEGPGGTELRERVRRIHIKRYSTYDDRPLGH from the exons ATGTCTGGGGAGCGCTGCCCACCACAGAATCATAGCCAGGATGATCCCACCTCTCCACATCCCCTTGTGTTTTGTCCCAAGACCAAAACCTGTGGTTACCGGGGAGCAGTGACTCTGGGCAACAAGTATGTTCGACTCAATGTTGGAGGGATACTCTTTTTCACCCCACTGCAGGTGCTCACCAGCCAGAACTCCCTGCTGGGAGCCATGTTCGGTGGAAAAACGGAAGTCTTCACTGATAAGGAAG gttGGGTCCTGATCGACCGGAGCGGAAAACACTTCAACAGTATCCTGAATTATCTGCGTGATGGTACTGTCACCTTACCCAAAGGTCGTCAGGCTGTCCAGGAGCTGCTGGCTGAGGCAAAGTACTACCTCATCCAGGGCCTTGTAGAGCTCTGTCAAAATACTCTGCAG GGCAATAAAGAGCAACCTATGTGTGTTATACCTGTGATTACTTCCTGTAAAGAAGAGGAGCAGCTCGTCCAGTCATCCTCAAAG CCTGTAGTGAAGCTGTTGTACAACAGAAGTAACAACAAGTACTCCTATACCAG CAATTCGGACGATAACCTGCTGAAGAACATCGAGCTGTTTGACAGGCTGTCCCTCAGCTTCAACAGCCGTGTCCTCTTCTTTAAAGACGTGATCGGAGACGAAATCTGTTGCTGGTCCTTCTATGGTCAGGGTCGCAAGCTGGCAGAGGTCTGCTGCACCTCCATCGTCTACGCCACAGAGAAGAAGCAGACCAAG GTGGAGTTCCCTGAAGCTCGCATCTATGAGGAGACTCTGAACACGTTACTTTATGAGACCTTGCCACTGCCAGACAACTCCCTACTGGAGGCCACCCGGCGAAGCTACAATAACTGTGGTTCTCTAagcgaggaagaggaagggCCCGGGGGGACGGAGCTACGTGAGCGTGTCCGCAGAATCCACATCAAGCGGTACAGCACGTATGATGACCGTCCACTGGGACACTGA